The following coding sequences are from one Prochlorococcus sp. MIT 0604 window:
- the def gene encoding peptide deformylase, producing the protein MANHFSQLAKKSRTNGSSEKIAKEQTGKPSLDIYKLGDDVLRQNSKRITKVDESIRKLAREMLQSMYAAKGIGLAAPQIGINKELLVIDVNFEDSAAEPLILINPEITDFGTTLNSYEEGCLSIPGVYLNVVRPSTIKLKFRDEMGRPRKMKADGLLARCIQHEMDHLNGILFVDRVTSKDDLNKELVKEGFNEKDVISIN; encoded by the coding sequence GTGGCAAACCATTTTTCACAACTTGCAAAAAAGTCAAGAACAAATGGAAGCTCAGAAAAAATTGCAAAAGAACAAACAGGTAAGCCATCTCTAGATATTTATAAACTTGGTGATGATGTATTAAGACAAAATTCCAAAAGAATAACTAAGGTTGACGAATCGATTAGAAAACTTGCGAGAGAAATGCTTCAAAGCATGTACGCAGCTAAAGGAATTGGACTTGCAGCACCTCAAATTGGTATCAACAAAGAACTTCTTGTCATAGATGTAAATTTTGAAGATTCAGCAGCAGAACCTCTAATATTAATAAATCCAGAAATTACAGACTTTGGAACAACCCTTAATTCATACGAAGAAGGCTGCTTAAGTATACCTGGCGTATATTTGAATGTAGTAAGACCATCAACTATAAAATTAAAATTTAGAGATGAAATGGGTAGACCACGTAAAATGAAAGCAGATGGACTTCTGGCGAGGTGTATTCAACACGAAATGGATCACTTAAACGGAATATTATTTGTTGATAGAGTTACATCAAAAGATGATTTGAACAAAGAACTTGTAAAGGAAGGGTTCAACGAAAAAGATGTAATTTCTATTAATTAA
- a CDS encoding histidine triad nucleotide-binding protein — protein sequence MTETTIFQKIINEEIPCDKLYEDDFCIAFNDIQAQAPVHFLVIPKKPIISLLDCIEEDANLLGHLLFVGSKIAKSKNLTNWRTVINTGAESGQTVFYLHIHFLSGRKMNWPPG from the coding sequence ATGACTGAAACTACAATATTTCAAAAAATAATTAATGAAGAAATACCCTGCGATAAGCTTTATGAAGATGATTTTTGTATTGCGTTTAATGATATCCAGGCACAAGCACCAGTACATTTTTTAGTGATTCCAAAAAAGCCAATTATAAGTTTATTAGATTGTATTGAAGAAGATGCAAATTTATTAGGGCATTTACTTTTTGTTGGTAGCAAAATAGCTAAATCAAAAAATTTAACTAATTGGAGAACAGTAATTAATACTGGAGCAGAATCGGGACAAACAGTTTTTTATTTACATATTCATTTTTTATCTGGCAGAAAAATGAATTGGCCCCCAGGTTAA